From one Catellatospora sp. IY07-71 genomic stretch:
- a CDS encoding Lrp/AsnC family transcriptional regulator, whose amino-acid sequence MDDMDWALLRELQADARLSFSELSRRVHLSPPAVAERVRRLEEAGVITGYHAHVDLALAGRPVIALIQMSCYGAGCILRDPAVSTWPEILEIHRITGDACSILRVAATSMDAFEAVIDRLAPHGRPSSTMILSTPLPWRPLTPPPDPA is encoded by the coding sequence CGACATGGACTGGGCGCTGCTGCGTGAGCTGCAGGCGGACGCGCGGCTGTCCTTCAGCGAGCTGTCCCGCCGGGTGCACCTGTCCCCGCCGGCCGTCGCCGAGCGCGTGCGCCGCCTGGAGGAGGCCGGCGTGATCACCGGCTACCACGCGCACGTGGACCTGGCCCTGGCCGGCCGCCCGGTGATCGCCCTGATCCAGATGTCCTGCTACGGCGCGGGCTGCATCCTGCGCGACCCCGCCGTGTCCACCTGGCCCGAGATCCTGGAGATCCACCGCATCACCGGCGACGCGTGCAGCATCCTTCGCGTCGCCGCCACCTCCATGGACGCCTTCGAGGCCGTCATCGACCGCCTCGCCCCGCACGGCCGCCCCTCCAGCACGATGATCCTCTCTACCCCCCTCCCCTGGCGCCCGCTCACCCCACCCCCGGACCCCGCTTGA